From a region of the Methanobacterium sp. genome:
- a CDS encoding carbohydrate kinase, which produces MSSITLIGPVTEDIIKKDDADYKLTGGAVYYQCSVLSNLKINTNAVITISKDDIELLKSFPDDVKIIPILVDETVKFKNIYPDNNPNHRIQKACIPHNPININDISESIKNSDALLLGPLSPYDIPLKTIKELYKLGIPLYLGAQGYLRHLEGNKIVLKPWEDFKKFLKYIKILFIDENEAKIILGKNIPLGLVAKKLTLFGPEEVIITLGSSGSLIYSKKLDKLYEIPSFTPKKIEDPTGLGDTYMAAYTARKLETDNPKLCGLFASAASVIKLENKGAFNGNKKLIKEKCKNFK; this is translated from the coding sequence ATGTCCAGTATAACATTAATAGGTCCTGTAACAGAAGACATTATTAAAAAAGATGATGCAGATTATAAATTAACTGGTGGGGCTGTTTATTACCAATGCAGTGTCCTTTCAAACCTTAAAATTAATACCAATGCAGTTATAACTATTTCTAAAGATGATATAGAACTTCTAAAGTCTTTTCCAGATGATGTAAAGATTATTCCTATTTTAGTGGATGAAACTGTAAAATTCAAAAACATATATCCTGATAATAATCCTAATCACAGAATACAGAAAGCATGCATCCCCCATAATCCCATAAATATCAATGATATATCCGAAAGTATAAAAAACTCAGATGCACTGCTTTTAGGTCCGCTAAGTCCTTATGACATTCCATTAAAGACTATTAAGGAGTTATATAAATTAGGAATACCATTGTATCTTGGTGCACAAGGTTACTTAAGACATTTAGAGGGTAATAAAATTGTTTTAAAGCCATGGGAAGATTTCAAGAAGTTCCTCAAATATATTAAAATACTTTTTATAGATGAAAATGAAGCAAAAATAATTTTAGGTAAAAATATTCCATTAGGACTGGTTGCAAAAAAACTGACCTTATTCGGTCCAGAAGAAGTAATCATAACACTTGGAAGTTCTGGTTCTCTAATTTATTCTAAAAAATTAGATAAGCTATATGAAATCCCTTCATTTACGCCTAAAAAAATAGAAGACCCTACAGGTCTTGGTGATACTTATATGGCTGCTTATACTGCAAGAAAACTTGAAACAGACAATCCAAAGCTTTGTGGATTATTTGCTTCTGCAGCTTCTGTTATAAAACTTGAAAATAAAGGTGCATTCAATGGAAACAAAAAATTAATTAAAGAAAAATGCAAAAATTTCAAATAG
- a CDS encoding sortase: MNRYLLVILALVIFILFATGSSGNESQTKHFDNGEISFDYPGAWNGTNGTAPNVVTFTDTNGMNVTVLKLSKPSTYNLAKSLSLNAAGTINQNFQLVSSKNVTVNGIMAYELEYNVNGKNGPQQRKEVWFEKNNVIYCVIYTAPGQGKVDSGVEIDESFGGKSLESMITSFNIKDGVANPTKSTGWAEISIPDINANWKISSYSINTPGAVYHIPTSYFPGEKGEMSLMGHRTTHHAPFLYIYTLKPGNLVIIKDNLTQKKYTYQVESNGDVRWGAKGINIKYQPSDEPKLLLVTCHPPGFSRAAWIVHCKLVSVEPLS, from the coding sequence TTGAATAGATATTTACTTGTTATACTTGCTTTAGTGATTTTTATTTTATTCGCGACAGGATCAAGTGGTAATGAATCCCAAACAAAACATTTTGACAACGGAGAAATTTCTTTTGATTACCCGGGAGCATGGAATGGAACTAATGGCACTGCACCAAATGTAGTAACATTTACAGACACAAATGGAATGAATGTAACTGTTTTAAAATTATCAAAGCCTTCAACTTATAATTTAGCAAAAAGTTTAAGTTTGAATGCTGCAGGAACAATTAACCAAAATTTCCAACTTGTATCCAGTAAAAATGTCACTGTTAATGGAATAATGGCTTATGAGCTTGAGTATAATGTTAATGGGAAAAATGGCCCGCAACAAAGAAAAGAAGTTTGGTTTGAAAAGAATAATGTAATTTACTGTGTAATATATACTGCTCCAGGTCAAGGAAAAGTTGATTCCGGAGTAGAGATCGACGAATCTTTTGGTGGAAAATCATTAGAATCAATGATTACAAGTTTTAACATAAAGGATGGTGTTGCTAATCCTACTAAATCCACAGGATGGGCTGAAATTTCCATACCCGATATAAACGCTAATTGGAAGATAAGTTCCTACTCTATAAACACACCTGGTGCTGTTTATCATATACCTACAAGTTATTTCCCTGGAGAAAAGGGTGAAATGAGTTTAATGGGGCATCGTACTACTCATCATGCACCATTCCTTTATATATATACACTTAAACCTGGAAACTTAGTTATAATCAAAGATAATCTTACACAGAAAAAGTATACTTATCAGGTTGAATCTAATGGAGATGTAAGGTGGGGTGCTAAGGGTATAAACATTAAATACCAGCCAAGTGATGAACCAAAATTGTTATTGGTAACATGCCACCCTCCAGGATTTTCAAGGGCAGCATGGATTGTTCATTGTAAACTGGTTTCAGTGGAGCCTTTAAGTTAA